A region from the Halomarina litorea genome encodes:
- a CDS encoding redoxin domain-containing protein has product MDLDFDVVDLDDTTVDAPTVGDTVPDFTRPLVNAEYWEDTAFSNVYSEGPTLLVFHPMDGAFPATYVWNEIRDRGWEGREVRSTPGAASGEQSDPRAVQVVGVSISSPYEHKTLIEERGISSRLFSDPNAGVAEAFGIAWDLDDMEGIREPLPAVFLVDEEGVVQYAWVASEWPDFPDYDEVGAAIDDL; this is encoded by the coding sequence ATGGACCTCGACTTCGACGTGGTCGACCTCGACGACACGACCGTCGACGCCCCCACGGTGGGCGACACCGTCCCCGACTTCACTCGACCGCTCGTCAACGCCGAGTACTGGGAGGACACGGCGTTCTCGAACGTGTACAGCGAGGGGCCGACGCTCCTCGTCTTCCACCCGATGGACGGCGCGTTCCCCGCGACGTACGTCTGGAACGAGATTCGCGACCGGGGGTGGGAAGGGAGAGAGGTGCGAAGCACCCCCGGAGCGGCGAGCGGGGAGCAGAGCGACCCGCGAGCAGTGCAGGTGGTGGGCGTCTCCATCTCCTCGCCGTACGAGCACAAGACGCTCATCGAGGAGCGCGGCATCTCCTCGCGCCTGTTCTCGGACCCCAACGCGGGCGTCGCCGAGGCGTTCGGCATCGCGTGGGACCTCGACGACATGGAGGGCATCCGCGAACCGCTCCCCGCGGTCTTCCTCGTCGACGAGGAGGGCGTCGTCCAGTACGCGTGGGTCGCGAGCGAGTGGCCCGACTTCCCCGACTACGACGAGGTCGGCGCGGCCATCGACGACCTGTAG
- a CDS encoding glutaredoxin family protein, with product MSEGDPAITLYRLQACPYCERVVRVLDDLDIPYRSRFVEPMHADRNVVKRISGKRTVPAIVDGNTGVTMSESANIVDYLQAEYGDAGREEVSA from the coding sequence ATGAGCGAAGGCGACCCGGCGATTACCCTGTACCGACTCCAGGCGTGTCCGTACTGTGAGCGCGTCGTCCGCGTCCTCGACGACCTCGACATCCCCTACCGCTCGCGGTTCGTCGAACCGATGCACGCCGACCGGAACGTCGTCAAGCGCATCTCCGGCAAGCGCACCGTCCCGGCCATCGTCGACGGGAACACCGGCGTCACGATGTCCGAGAGCGCCAACATCGTGGACTACCTGCAGGCGGAGTACGGCGACGCCGGGCGCGAGGAGGTGTCCGCCTGA
- a CDS encoding hemolysin family protein: MLLQSDAIDVLGVELGADVFTTIGWLVIVVLIALSAFFSSSEIAMFSLASHRVEALNEEGSKAAATLKSLKEDPHRLLVTILVGNNIVNIAMSSIATGLLAFYGLSGGQAVAVATFGVTALVLLFGESAPKSYAIENTESWALRISRPLQLAEYVLLPLVVTFDFLTRQVNRITGGRAAIETSYVTRQEIQDIIETGEREGVLDEDERAMLQRTLRFNDTIAKEVMTPRLDMTAIPKDADIEEAIESCIQSGHARMPVYEGSLDNVVGVVHIRDLVRDLNYGEREDLELEDLVQPTLHVPESKNVDALLREMRTNRMHMVIVIDEFGTTEGLVTMEDLTEEIVGEILEGEEEEPIEFVDDDTAVVRGEVNIDEVNEALDIDLPEGEEFETIAGFIFNRAGRLVEEGEEIDYDDVVIRVEQVDNTRIMKARVTRTLPDEGQETEEVSTG, translated from the coding sequence ATGCTCCTCCAGTCCGACGCCATCGATGTCCTCGGGGTCGAACTCGGGGCGGACGTGTTCACGACCATCGGCTGGCTGGTCATCGTCGTCCTCATCGCCCTCTCGGCGTTCTTCTCCTCGTCGGAGATCGCGATGTTCTCGCTCGCCTCCCACCGCGTGGAGGCGCTGAACGAGGAGGGGTCGAAGGCCGCGGCGACCCTCAAGAGCCTCAAGGAGGACCCCCACAGACTGCTGGTGACCATCCTCGTCGGCAACAACATCGTCAACATCGCGATGTCCTCCATCGCGACCGGGCTGCTGGCGTTCTACGGCCTCTCGGGCGGGCAGGCCGTCGCCGTCGCCACGTTCGGCGTCACGGCACTCGTCCTCCTGTTCGGCGAGAGCGCCCCCAAGTCCTACGCCATCGAGAACACCGAGTCGTGGGCGCTCCGCATCTCGCGGCCCCTCCAGCTCGCGGAGTACGTCCTCCTGCCCCTCGTGGTCACCTTCGACTTCCTCACCCGGCAGGTCAACCGCATCACGGGCGGGCGGGCGGCCATCGAGACGTCCTACGTCACCCGTCAGGAGATACAGGACATCATCGAGACGGGCGAACGCGAGGGCGTCCTCGACGAGGACGAACGCGCCATGCTCCAGCGCACCCTCCGGTTCAACGATACCATCGCGAAGGAGGTGATGACCCCCCGACTGGACATGACCGCCATCCCGAAGGACGCCGACATCGAGGAGGCCATCGAGTCGTGTATCCAGTCGGGCCACGCCCGGATGCCCGTCTACGAGGGAAGCCTCGACAACGTCGTCGGCGTCGTCCACATCCGCGACCTCGTGCGCGACCTGAACTACGGCGAGCGCGAGGACCTCGAACTGGAGGACCTCGTCCAGCCCACGCTCCACGTCCCCGAGTCGAAGAACGTCGACGCCCTCCTCCGGGAGATGCGCACCAACCGGATGCACATGGTCATCGTCATCGACGAGTTCGGCACCACGGAGGGGCTGGTGACGATGGAGGACCTCACCGAGGAGATCGTCGGCGAGATTCTCGAAGGGGAAGAGGAGGAACCCATCGAGTTCGTCGACGACGACACGGCCGTCGTCCGCGGCGAGGTCAACATCGACGAGGTCAACGAGGCACTCGACATCGACCTCCCCGAGGGCGAGGAGTTCGAGACCATCGCCGGGTTCATCTTCAACCGCGCGGGTCGCCTCGTCGAGGAGGGCGAGGAGATCGACTACGACGACGTGGTCATCCGCGTCGAGCAGGTCGACAACACCCGCATCATGAAAGCCCGCGTCACCCGGACCCTGCCCGACGAGGGGCAGGAGACGGAAGAAGTCTCCACGGGGTGA
- a CDS encoding inorganic phosphate transporter, whose translation MVAVELVATLFVASVASLFMAWAIGAGSSGSTPFAPAVGANAISVMRAGFVVGILGLLGAVLQGENVTEAVGRQLIEGATLSPVAATVALTLAAVLVAVGVFAGYPIATAFTVTGAVVGVGLALGGDPAWAKYREISTLWVLVPFVGGGAAYLTARVLRSESVPERYAIPALAGVVGVILANVQFALLGPAGQAASVVEAAFINTDVFPTVLPWQVGISLLFALVGAGLLYRDIARDELAGQRHFLLVLGGLVAFSAGGSQVGLAIGPLLPLLDDVSFTVPLVAVLFGGGFGLLVGSWTGAPRMIKTLSQDYSSLGPRRSIAALIPSFAIAQTAVFLGVPVSFNEIIVSAIIGSGYAAGGAGVSREKMLKTVAAWVASLALAVGLGYGAYTAVSLVLGVA comes from the coding sequence ATGGTCGCCGTCGAACTCGTCGCCACCCTCTTCGTCGCGAGCGTCGCGTCCCTGTTCATGGCGTGGGCCATCGGCGCAGGGTCGTCTGGGTCGACGCCGTTCGCGCCCGCCGTCGGGGCCAACGCCATCTCCGTGATGCGAGCGGGGTTCGTCGTCGGCATCCTCGGTCTCCTCGGGGCGGTGTTGCAGGGCGAGAACGTCACCGAGGCAGTGGGCCGCCAGCTCATTGAGGGCGCGACGCTCTCGCCCGTGGCCGCGACGGTGGCGCTCACCCTCGCGGCCGTCCTCGTCGCCGTGGGCGTCTTCGCGGGCTACCCCATCGCCACCGCGTTCACCGTCACCGGGGCCGTCGTCGGCGTCGGCCTCGCCCTCGGCGGCGACCCGGCGTGGGCCAAGTACCGGGAGATTTCGACGCTGTGGGTGCTCGTCCCGTTCGTCGGCGGCGGCGCGGCCTACCTCACGGCGCGCGTCCTCAGAAGCGAGTCGGTACCCGAACGCTACGCCATCCCGGCGCTGGCGGGCGTCGTCGGCGTCATCCTCGCGAACGTCCAGTTCGCCCTGCTCGGTCCCGCGGGACAGGCGGCGAGCGTCGTCGAGGCGGCGTTCATCAACACCGACGTGTTCCCGACGGTGCTCCCGTGGCAGGTGGGCATCTCGCTCCTGTTCGCCCTCGTCGGGGCGGGCCTGCTCTACCGCGACATCGCCCGCGACGAACTGGCCGGCCAGCGCCACTTCCTGCTGGTCCTCGGCGGCCTCGTGGCGTTCTCGGCGGGGGGGAGTCAGGTCGGCCTCGCCATCGGCCCCCTCCTGCCCCTGCTCGACGACGTGTCGTTCACCGTCCCGCTGGTCGCCGTCCTCTTCGGCGGCGGGTTCGGCCTCCTCGTCGGGTCGTGGACCGGCGCACCCCGGATGATCAAGACGCTCTCGCAAGACTACTCCTCACTCGGGCCGCGTCGTTCCATCGCGGCGCTCATCCCCTCGTTCGCCATCGCCCAGACCGCCGTCTTCCTCGGCGTCCCCGTCTCGTTCAACGAGATAATCGTCTCGGCCATCATCGGGTCGGGCTACGCCGCGGGCGGGGCGGGTGTCAGCCGCGAGAAGATGCTGAAGACGGTGGCCGCGTGGGTGGCCTCGCTCGCCCTCGCCGTCGGCCTCGGCTACGGCGCGTACACCGCCGTCTCGTTGGTCCTCGGCGTCGCCTGA
- a CDS encoding DUF7537 family lipoprotein → MRALPLLCACLVVLAGCNGLGGGDSDGDVTPADVPRDLHGGTIAPGLTESELVNASALATAHERVLANRSFAATYRLQLLAANGSVIRESVTRGQYAADRLQYNTSARYTGGFAEARGTERRESWADGDHRYVRWSRGGEWEYQRQQLRPPARLSPGDTLEPLLSGATGVAVERLDTEGEWERYRVEATEFENLSGNVENATLTAVVDERGLVSEVRVVVVLDTGHQQVVRVTYSAVGETTVERPAWADEALERVNATGG, encoded by the coding sequence ATGCGCGCCCTCCCGCTTCTGTGCGCCTGTCTCGTCGTCCTCGCGGGCTGTAACGGCCTCGGGGGCGGCGACAGCGACGGCGACGTGACGCCCGCCGACGTGCCCCGTGACCTCCACGGCGGGACGATCGCCCCCGGCCTGACCGAATCCGAACTCGTCAACGCGAGTGCGCTAGCGACCGCCCACGAGCGAGTGCTCGCGAACCGGTCGTTCGCCGCGACCTACCGGCTCCAGTTGCTCGCCGCGAACGGGTCGGTCATTCGAGAGAGCGTCACGCGGGGACAGTACGCCGCCGACCGCCTCCAGTACAACACGTCGGCACGCTACACCGGCGGGTTCGCGGAGGCGCGCGGTACGGAGCGCCGCGAGTCGTGGGCCGACGGTGACCACCGGTACGTTCGCTGGTCGCGGGGCGGCGAGTGGGAGTACCAGCGCCAGCAACTCCGACCGCCCGCGCGACTCAGTCCCGGGGACACCCTGGAACCGCTGCTGTCGGGAGCGACGGGAGTCGCGGTCGAACGGCTGGACACCGAGGGCGAGTGGGAGCGCTACCGCGTCGAGGCGACCGAGTTCGAGAACCTCAGTGGGAACGTCGAGAACGCCACGCTGACGGCCGTCGTGGACGAACGCGGACTCGTCTCGGAGGTGCGCGTCGTGGTCGTCCTCGACACCGGGCACCAGCAGGTGGTACGGGTCACCTACTCGGCCGTCGGCGAGACGACGGTTGAACGGCCCGCGTGGGCGGACGAGGCGCTCGAACGGGTGAACGCGACGGGAGGATAG
- a CDS encoding DUF5828 family protein has translation MEESVSGFSVTGSWGDVVEHGERLTRALHDIESEGVSVPDGPFEEWDEWRPKNHERLDEDVNHKTAEQASVKEGRGERAGKDPDEDLRTAGEKLSESYEKLDEDTDEAVDKWGESIDYVARAADSASRKALRKVEGVVYRKVMTQMSPYYFDNDLVSANLQRQGRRDPPTYRFEVNVNDDDLKIRVSNKLADYEQSVDRWHVDTEKDTELLETVEGGEGVDIPDSGDDANPRIS, from the coding sequence ATGGAAGAGAGCGTCTCGGGGTTCAGCGTCACCGGATCGTGGGGCGACGTCGTCGAACACGGCGAGCGACTGACACGCGCACTTCACGACATCGAGAGCGAGGGCGTCTCGGTCCCCGATGGACCGTTCGAGGAGTGGGACGAGTGGCGCCCCAAGAACCACGAACGGCTCGACGAGGACGTCAACCACAAGACAGCAGAACAGGCAAGCGTGAAAGAGGGGCGCGGCGAACGCGCGGGCAAGGACCCCGACGAGGACCTGCGCACCGCCGGCGAGAAACTCTCGGAGTCCTACGAGAAACTGGACGAGGACACCGACGAGGCCGTCGACAAGTGGGGCGAGTCCATCGACTACGTCGCGCGCGCCGCCGACTCCGCCAGCCGGAAGGCCCTCCGCAAGGTCGAGGGCGTCGTCTACCGCAAGGTGATGACCCAGATGTCTCCGTACTACTTCGACAACGACCTCGTCAGCGCCAACCTCCAGCGACAGGGCCGTCGGGACCCGCCCACCTACCGCTTCGAGGTGAACGTCAACGACGACGACCTGAAGATTCGCGTCTCGAACAAACTGGCCGACTACGAACAGAGCGTCGACCGCTGGCACGTCGACACCGAGAAGGACACCGAACTGCTCGAGACGGTCGAGGGCGGCGAGGGCGTCGACATCCCCGACAGCGGGGACGACGCGAACCCCAGAATCAGCTAG
- a CDS encoding cupin domain-containing protein, whose translation MGYRVVDPETLETEPDRPCTMHRFSEPAGLSSMAVNRFGADPGEQLPLAYHYHDEQEEALYVVSGTLAVETPEGTYEVPTGGLFAVDPGSPQRAYNPADAEERVTVLAIGAPPVEGDVHAYDPEEDGGGDPGDGR comes from the coding sequence ATGGGATACCGCGTCGTCGACCCCGAGACGCTCGAAACCGAACCCGACCGCCCCTGTACGATGCACCGGTTCTCGGAACCGGCCGGCCTGTCGTCGATGGCCGTCAACCGCTTCGGCGCCGACCCCGGCGAGCAGTTGCCCCTCGCGTACCACTACCACGACGAACAGGAGGAGGCGCTCTACGTCGTCTCGGGGACGCTGGCCGTCGAGACGCCCGAGGGGACCTACGAGGTGCCGACTGGCGGCCTGTTCGCCGTCGACCCCGGCAGCCCCCAGCGGGCGTACAACCCGGCGGACGCGGAGGAACGGGTGACCGTCCTCGCCATCGGCGCGCCGCCCGTCGAGGGCGACGTCCACGCGTACGACCCCGAGGAGGACGGAGGGGGCGACCCGGGCGACGGGCGATGA
- a CDS encoding carbon starvation CstA family protein, producing MVQVAVLVILSLVTFTVGYLGYSRYLAQFVELDDENDTPAHKYEDGQEYVPAKKSVLLGHHYSSIAGGAPIVGPITAAAAFGWLPAILWIAIGNPLFGAVHDFMSLSASVRHEGKSIGYIIGQYVGERGKNMLLWFAFLTIILVIAVFALVVAVVFNAFPSSATASFVYIMLALLFGVYLYQLDLPFLPGAVAFVAMVFAGVWVGIQYPIAMVGTEETAADVIVLLGDAAAWNWLPLSESLGANVAAWVPVVVIYGFVASVLPVWVLLQPRDFLTSSLLYTGVGGMLLAVLVATVMGLTGNGFSVTVGEQTYTQLTTNYDAFLGFNSVIGPIFPFLFVTIACGTISGFHSLVSSGTTAKQLNKETDARDIGYGAMLGEGLLATTAVAAFAIVASTEFLGNSGVVGALANFPTGGAVMLGAGFGIPPAVGAAFIGLVFVSFLLTSTDTAVRLGRYMMDEIVGVPESTVGRAATNRYVNAGLLQCVPAYVLVGSGTWSSLWPLFGGANQTLAALALLAATLWLANWDDTKQLLSTGLPMALMLVITVTALLWIGLLRAPGQLLGALAEGDLFLVASFGVQSLIALVLAALAVSIAWMGYKNIREARQTTSFTAADD from the coding sequence ATGGTACAGGTTGCCGTACTGGTGATCCTCTCACTCGTCACGTTCACGGTGGGCTATCTGGGGTACTCCCGGTATCTCGCCCAGTTCGTCGAACTCGACGACGAGAACGACACGCCAGCACACAAGTACGAGGACGGGCAGGAGTACGTCCCTGCCAAGAAGAGCGTCCTCCTGGGGCATCACTATTCGAGCATCGCGGGGGGCGCGCCCATCGTCGGCCCCATCACGGCCGCGGCCGCCTTCGGGTGGCTGCCGGCCATCCTCTGGATCGCCATCGGGAACCCCCTGTTCGGCGCGGTCCACGACTTCATGTCCCTCTCGGCGTCCGTGCGCCACGAGGGGAAGTCCATCGGGTACATCATCGGCCAGTACGTCGGGGAACGGGGCAAGAACATGTTGCTGTGGTTCGCGTTCCTGACCATCATTCTCGTCATCGCCGTGTTCGCGCTGGTGGTGGCGGTGGTGTTCAACGCCTTCCCCTCCTCGGCGACGGCGTCGTTCGTCTACATCATGCTGGCGCTCCTCTTCGGGGTCTACCTCTACCAACTCGACCTGCCCTTCCTGCCGGGCGCCGTCGCGTTCGTCGCGATGGTGTTCGCCGGCGTCTGGGTCGGCATCCAGTACCCCATCGCGATGGTCGGCACCGAGGAGACGGCGGCGGACGTCATCGTCCTCCTCGGTGACGCCGCGGCGTGGAACTGGCTCCCCCTGTCGGAGTCCCTCGGCGCGAACGTCGCCGCGTGGGTGCCCGTCGTCGTCATCTACGGGTTCGTCGCGAGCGTCCTGCCCGTCTGGGTGTTGCTCCAGCCGCGTGACTTCCTCACCTCCAGCCTGCTGTACACCGGCGTCGGCGGGATGCTCCTCGCCGTCCTCGTCGCCACTGTCATGGGTCTGACCGGGAACGGGTTCTCGGTCACTGTCGGCGAGCAGACGTACACGCAACTCACGACCAACTACGACGCGTTCCTCGGGTTCAACAGCGTCATCGGTCCCATCTTCCCGTTCCTGTTCGTCACCATCGCCTGCGGGACCATCAGCGGGTTCCACTCGCTGGTCTCCTCGGGCACGACGGCCAAACAGCTGAACAAGGAGACCGACGCCCGCGACATCGGCTACGGCGCGATGCTCGGCGAGGGCCTGCTGGCGACCACCGCCGTCGCCGCCTTCGCCATCGTCGCCTCCACGGAGTTCCTCGGAAACTCCGGCGTCGTCGGTGCGCTCGCCAACTTCCCGACCGGCGGCGCGGTGATGCTCGGGGCCGGCTTCGGCATCCCGCCCGCCGTCGGCGCGGCGTTCATCGGCCTCGTGTTCGTCAGTTTCCTGCTGACGAGTACCGACACCGCGGTCCGCCTGGGCCGGTACATGATGGACGAGATCGTCGGCGTCCCCGAGTCCACCGTCGGCCGCGCGGCGACCAACCGCTACGTCAACGCCGGCTTGCTCCAGTGTGTTCCCGCCTACGTCCTCGTCGGCAGCGGGACGTGGTCGAGCCTCTGGCCGCTGTTCGGCGGCGCGAACCAGACGCTCGCCGCGCTCGCCCTACTCGCGGCGACGCTCTGGCTGGCCAACTGGGACGACACGAAACAGCTCCTCTCGACTGGGCTGCCGATGGCGCTGATGCTCGTCATCACCGTCACGGCGCTGCTCTGGATCGGCCTGCTGCGGGCGCCCGGCCAACTGCTGGGCGCACTCGCCGAGGGCGACCTGTTCCTCGTCGCCTCCTTCGGCGTCCAGAGCCTCATCGCGCTGGTGCTCGCCGCCCTCGCCGTCTCCATCGCGTGGATGGGCTACAAGAACATCCGCGAGGCGCGCCAGACGACGAGCTTCACGGCGGCGGACGACTAG
- a CDS encoding ArsA family ATPase, whose amino-acid sequence MERFVFFGGKGGVGKTTVSSAYAHKCATAGLETLLVSTDPAHSTADVFDQHFADDPTPVEGYDSLSVMEIDPDVAVDEHLMEIKRALGDQVSPSIVNEIDRQIELAHQTPGAHEAALFDRFIEVMRSADDYDRVVFDTSPTGGTLRLLSLPEYLEGWIDRLLQKRESSVDLYEKAAIGGREPRRSQVGDPIIARLQQRKENFEFAGRTLRNEAAFFLVLNPDELSLRETKRAIESYAEKNLPVNGLVMNRLTPEPDPEEDGRGARYLRDRVETESTRVRTVREEFDPPLVAAIETRIAEVKGDLLADVADELDVSV is encoded by the coding sequence ATCGAGCGGTTCGTCTTCTTCGGCGGGAAGGGCGGCGTCGGCAAGACCACCGTCTCGTCGGCGTACGCCCACAAGTGCGCGACGGCGGGGCTTGAGACCCTCCTCGTTTCGACGGACCCCGCCCACTCGACGGCCGACGTCTTCGACCAGCACTTCGCGGACGACCCGACGCCCGTCGAGGGGTACGATTCACTGTCCGTGATGGAGATCGATCCCGACGTCGCGGTGGACGAGCACCTGATGGAGATCAAGCGGGCGCTGGGCGATCAGGTGAGTCCGAGCATCGTCAACGAGATCGACCGGCAGATAGAGTTGGCCCACCAGACGCCGGGCGCACACGAGGCGGCCCTGTTCGACCGGTTCATCGAGGTGATGCGCTCTGCGGACGACTACGACCGCGTCGTCTTCGACACCTCGCCCACCGGGGGGACCCTCCGACTGCTCTCGCTCCCCGAGTATCTGGAGGGGTGGATCGACCGGCTTCTCCAGAAACGTGAGTCGAGCGTGGACCTCTACGAGAAGGCCGCCATCGGGGGCCGGGAACCCCGGCGTTCGCAGGTCGGCGACCCCATCATCGCCCGCCTCCAGCAACGAAAGGAGAACTTCGAGTTCGCGGGCCGGACCCTGCGAAACGAGGCCGCCTTCTTCCTCGTGCTCAACCCCGACGAGTTGTCGCTCCGGGAGACGAAGCGGGCCATCGAGAGCTACGCCGAGAAGAACCTCCCCGTGAACGGCCTCGTGATGAACCGCCTGACGCCGGAACCCGACCCGGAGGAGGACGGGCGGGGCGCGCGCTACCTTCGGGACCGGGTCGAGACGGAGTCGACCCGGGTCCGAACGGTCCGCGAGGAGTTCGACCCGCCGCTGGTCGCGGCCATCGAGACGCGCATCGCGGAGGTCAAGGGCGACCTGCTGGCGGACGTGGCGGACGAACTCGACGTGTCGGTCTGA
- a CDS encoding restriction endonuclease, translated as MTVLDELSGHEFEDVMEDVFRKLGYQNVRQSKKTGDEGRDILMEETVDGQQRGIVVECKHQHSVGRPVVQKLHSAVATYEFHGPKRGIVVTTGQVTEPAREYAERLRENGHDATIGFIDGTDLRDIADDIGLNLYNGRIEILCDQTLRPVDPAGGVEAPVREAFRSVKNLTPESLPKANSTVVYEPLVSIRARTDATFETSVGVVHEVDERDEVVVRAEADEPVIVDSNVAELVADGGAHTVSIESSSVEDTFGESSLGRFALTETGYKDWAVDHLRTKYTETVEYTGDNNVDYEKECEPKLSDVSVGSISSLYLPRVRSTTELQNYSYSLEYYAAGPSRHTIENGIGQCVHCGWRRFTDHTYCDNCGSINCRRHIKTEHTEGTPVCSGCATSERFALKKKYFYNDENLDAFREEYESMSLPEKALENKPMVASSVVFVLITLFMLV; from the coding sequence ATGACGGTTTTAGACGAGCTTTCGGGCCACGAATTCGAGGACGTAATGGAAGACGTATTCAGAAAACTCGGCTACCAGAACGTCCGCCAGTCGAAGAAAACGGGGGACGAGGGACGGGACATCCTCATGGAGGAAACCGTAGACGGACAGCAGCGCGGAATCGTCGTCGAGTGTAAGCACCAGCACTCGGTCGGTAGACCAGTCGTCCAGAAACTCCACTCAGCGGTGGCGACCTACGAGTTCCACGGTCCGAAACGGGGAATCGTTGTGACGACGGGACAGGTGACAGAGCCGGCCCGGGAGTACGCCGAGCGATTGCGCGAGAACGGCCACGACGCGACAATCGGCTTCATCGACGGGACCGACCTCAGGGACATCGCGGACGATATCGGACTCAACCTATACAACGGTCGAATCGAGATACTCTGCGACCAGACACTTCGTCCCGTTGACCCAGCAGGCGGGGTCGAAGCCCCTGTCCGGGAGGCATTTCGTTCCGTCAAGAACCTCACTCCGGAATCGCTTCCGAAGGCGAACTCGACGGTCGTGTACGAACCGCTGGTGTCGATACGCGCTCGAACGGACGCGACGTTCGAGACGTCGGTCGGCGTCGTGCACGAAGTCGACGAACGGGACGAAGTGGTCGTTCGTGCGGAGGCCGACGAGCCAGTGATTGTGGATTCGAACGTTGCCGAGTTGGTTGCGGATGGCGGCGCACACACCGTGAGTATAGAGAGTTCGTCCGTCGAAGACACGTTCGGCGAGTCATCTCTCGGTAGGTTCGCGCTGACAGAGACGGGCTACAAAGACTGGGCGGTCGACCACCTCCGAACCAAGTACACCGAGACGGTGGAATACACGGGTGACAACAACGTTGACTACGAGAAGGAGTGCGAGCCGAAGCTCTCGGACGTGTCTGTCGGGTCAATTTCGTCACTCTACCTCCCACGCGTCCGGTCGACCACGGAGCTCCAGAACTACTCGTACTCGCTCGAATACTACGCGGCGGGACCATCACGTCACACGATAGAGAACGGAATCGGTCAGTGTGTTCACTGTGGGTGGCGTCGGTTTACCGACCACACGTACTGCGACAACTGTGGAAGCATCAACTGTCGCCGCCATATCAAGACCGAACACACCGAAGGAACTCCGGTCTGCTCCGGCTGTGCGACCTCGGAACGGTTTGCTCTCAAAAAGAAGTACTTCTACAACGATGAGAACCTCGATGCCTTCCGAGAGGAGTACGAGTCGATGTCACTCCCGGAGAAAGCGCTGGAGAACAAGCCCATGGTTGCGAGCTCCGTGGTTTTCGTCCTGATTACGCTGTTCATGCTCGTGTGA
- a CDS encoding GTP-binding protein — MNDGTPVTVLSGALGAGKTTTLNYLLTNADRKLAVLVNDMGEVNVDAALIENREGGVAELSNGCICCDLRDDLEVEVSRLAREREFDHLVVESSGISEPAPVARLFTTGPASAPYDLDTLVTVVNAAEFLDTVGGDETVTTERVERRRPDRVESEGEVRPLSELLVAQVETANVLLVNKCDLVSDEELAEVEELLTSLNPGARIVRATHGEVAPPDLLDTASFDLDTVSETEAWQRAVEHADHADSDGHEGDHAGHSPQATYGIDSFVVRARRPLHPGRFADFLREFPEGVVRSKGLVWGAGREDVSLHFSQAGPSRRVAVQGRWIASLPESRQSVQRKMHPEVEWDDGWGDRRVEVVFIGKAMDEDAIRETMDECLLTEAEFEGEWDEFENPFPDENGDPFVA, encoded by the coding sequence ATGAACGACGGCACGCCGGTCACGGTCCTCAGCGGCGCGCTGGGGGCGGGGAAGACGACGACGCTGAACTACCTCCTCACCAACGCCGACCGCAAACTGGCCGTCCTCGTCAACGACATGGGCGAGGTGAACGTCGACGCGGCCCTCATCGAGAACCGCGAGGGCGGCGTCGCGGAGCTCTCGAACGGGTGTATCTGCTGTGACCTGCGCGACGATTTGGAGGTGGAGGTGTCCCGCCTCGCCCGCGAACGCGAGTTCGACCACCTCGTCGTGGAGTCCTCGGGCATCAGCGAACCCGCGCCCGTCGCCCGCCTGTTCACCACCGGTCCCGCGAGCGCACCCTACGACCTCGACACCCTCGTCACCGTCGTGAACGCCGCCGAGTTCCTCGACACCGTCGGCGGGGACGAGACGGTGACCACGGAACGCGTCGAACGCCGGCGTCCCGACCGGGTCGAGAGCGAGGGGGAGGTCCGCCCGCTCTCGGAACTGCTCGTCGCGCAGGTGGAGACGGCGAACGTCCTCCTCGTGAACAAGTGCGACCTCGTGAGCGACGAGGAACTCGCGGAGGTAGAAGAACTCCTGACCTCGCTCAACCCCGGCGCGCGCATCGTCCGGGCGACTCACGGCGAGGTGGCTCCCCCCGACCTGCTGGATACGGCCTCGTTCGACCTCGACACCGTCAGCGAGACGGAGGCGTGGCAGCGCGCCGTCGAACACGCCGACCACGCCGACTCGGACGGCCACGAAGGCGACCACGCCGGCCACTCCCCGCAGGCCACCTACGGCATCGACTCGTTCGTCGTCCGGGCCCGGCGACCGCTCCACCCCGGCCGGTTCGCGGACTTCCTCCGCGAGTTCCCCGAGGGCGTCGTCCGGTCGAAGGGACTCGTCTGGGGCGCGGGGCGCGAAGACGTCTCGCTGCACTTCAGTCAGGCCGGCCCGTCCCGTCGGGTGGCGGTGCAGGGTCGCTGGATAGCGAGCCTCCCCGAGTCGCGCCAGTCCGTCCAGCGCAAGATGCATCCCGAGGTGGAGTGGGACGACGGGTGGGGCGACCGGCGGGTCGAGGTGGTGTTCATCGGGAAGGCGATGGACGAGGACGCGATTCGGGAGACGATGGACGAGTGCCTGCTCACCGAGGCGGAGTTCGAAGGCGAGTGGGACGAGTTCGAGAACCCGTTCCCGGACGAGAACGGCGACCCGTTCGTCGCGTAG